The genomic window CCATTTTGCAATTGCCAAGCCAATGCCATAGCCTCCGGTCTTTCGATTCCGCGATTGCTCTCCTCGATAAAATCGGTCAAAGATTTCCTTTTTCTGTTCATCGGCTATCCCTATGCCATAATCCACTACTTGAATAATCCATTCGTTTTTGTCAATTTTAGAAGTTAGCTCCAATGGGTCCTTTTCATTTGTATACTTTAGCGCGTTATCCAATAAAATCACTAATAACTGTTGGATTTTTTGACGATCGATTTCTGCTTGACCATCCTTTTGTAAGCGAAGTGTAAGCTCTTTGTTTTCAGCCTGAGCCAGCTCTTGATAAGGAGCCACGACTGTTTCCAGGAAATGATTGATATTGATTGGCTCTTTTTCCAATATAATGGCATTGGAGTCTGAACGTGCCAACAAAAGTAAATCATTTGTCAACTGCCCTAATCGCTGCACCTCGGTTAGTGAGGTTGCGATTGTCTCCGATTCCTCAAGAATCGTATGATTTGGTTTGGTAAACAGCTTTTCCAGCTTTGCTTGGATGATCGTCAACGGTGTTCGAAGCTCATGAGAAGCATTTTCCACAAACTCCTGTTGTTTCCGCCAAGACACCATGATTGGCTTCATCGACCATTTCGATAAGAAATAACTCAAAATAATGGACAATACACCAAAAATGACCATACAAGCAATCAAAATTTGCTTCACTCGTTCAACCGTTCCTTTGATAGGATCTGTGTTTGTCAAAATTTGAATATAAGCGACATTTTTTGTATTGTTGTTCATTATAGGCACCATGATTGAACGAAATTGTAACTTTCGATCATTGCTGTCTGTTATCTCAATGTTAGTCACCGTTTCCAACTGATCTGTAGAAAACTGAATATCCTGCAAGTCGTTGTAACGCGAACCCAGGCTTTGTTCGTTTACGATTTCTCCATCTGCTGTCCAAAGAATCACTTGCTGTTGAAAGTTATTTGGTGGTGTCTTTGTTCCTTTTTCAGAATCAAAAAAAGTATTATTTCCGGGAAACTGACCTGTCCGGTCGATTTCCAGCATTCGAATCTGTCCCTCTAAAAAGGTTTCATTTCCAGCAAGATGATTCAGCTCTGTATCTACACTTTGATAAATAGAGGTCTGCAATAGTTGAAAAACAATAATGCCTAAAATCAAAAAAATACTTGCAAAGGAAATCATGTTGACAATAAAATAGCGTATTCGTTGGTTACCATTGCCTTGCTTTTTCATGTGTCTTGTCCTTCCTCCGGTTGAAACAGATAGCCAACATTCCTCAAGGTCTTAATCCATTTATCCAGTTCAAAAGGCTTTAAGTGTTTTCTCAAATTGCTCATATATACTTCTACCACCGTTAAGGTCGTATCTGACTGAAAGCCCCAAATTCGATCAAACAGCTGGTCCTTAGTAATAATTCGTCCTTTATTCTGTACTAAATAGAGTAACAAATCAAACTCTTTTCCCTGAAGTTGGATTTCCTGTTCGTTATAACGAACTTGCCGATTATCAATTTCAATGCACAGCTGCCCAACAGTTAACTCATTTTTAGGATTCAATCCCATCGAGCGACGAATCAACGCTTGCGCTCGCATCAATAGCTCTTCTCTATGAAACGGCTTGGTGAGATAATCATCGCCACCGTTTTTGAATCCGTTGACCTTATCTGCCAAACCATCTTTGGCCGTCAAGATCAGAACAGGGGTGTATATTTTCTTCTCTCGTAATTTTGTAAGTACTTCTTCACCGGAAAGACTGGGCAGCATCAAATCAAGAACGATCAACTCATAGACTTCCCGTTCTCCCTCATAAAGTGCCTCTTCGCCATCATAGACTTGCTCTACCTCACCTATTTCCGAAAGAATTTCTTGAATACTATCCGATAAAACCTCATCATCTTCAACTAAAAGTATTTTTAACATTCCTGTCACCTTCGTTCCATTATTGTTTTATGTATAAATACAAAAGATGAGACAACTCTAAACTACAAATTGTCCCACCCATTTGATTGATGATTCATCCATAAATTCTAAGTCGTTCTAAAAATCAATTTGAATTGCCCTTCTTTTCGCCTTCATCCAACCAAGCATCAGTTGCTGTCTCTTGCACTTTCTTCTC from Enterococcus sp. 9E7_DIV0242 includes these protein-coding regions:
- a CDS encoding sensor histidine kinase; the protein is MKKQGNGNQRIRYFIVNMISFASIFLILGIIVFQLLQTSIYQSVDTELNHLAGNETFLEGQIRMLEIDRTGQFPGNNTFFDSEKGTKTPPNNFQQQVILWTADGEIVNEQSLGSRYNDLQDIQFSTDQLETVTNIEITDSNDRKLQFRSIMVPIMNNNTKNVAYIQILTNTDPIKGTVERVKQILIACMVIFGVLSIILSYFLSKWSMKPIMVSWRKQQEFVENASHELRTPLTIIQAKLEKLFTKPNHTILEESETIATSLTEVQRLGQLTNDLLLLARSDSNAIILEKEPININHFLETVVAPYQELAQAENKELTLRLQKDGQAEIDRQKIQQLLVILLDNALKYTNEKDPLELTSKIDKNEWIIQVVDYGIGIADEQKKEIFDRFYRGEQSRNRKTGGYGIGLAIAKWIVEAHHGKMAVSDTEPKGTTFTVTLPLKG
- a CDS encoding response regulator transcription factor codes for the protein MLKILLVEDDEVLSDSIQEILSEIGEVEQVYDGEEALYEGEREVYELIVLDLMLPSLSGEEVLTKLREKKIYTPVLILTAKDGLADKVNGFKNGGDDYLTKPFHREELLMRAQALIRRSMGLNPKNELTVGQLCIEIDNRQVRYNEQEIQLQGKEFDLLLYLVQNKGRIITKDQLFDRIWGFQSDTTLTVVEVYMSNLRKHLKPFELDKWIKTLRNVGYLFQPEEGQDT